TCAAAACCTGGCGGGACCTCTCAACCCCAATCCGTTCAACGATGTCCTCGGTCTCACGGATACCGGCTGTGTCTACAAGCTTCAGAGGAACGCCTCTTACATTTACATACTCTTCAATCACATCGCGCGTTGTTCCGGGGATATCCGTAACAATCGCTTTATTTTCGTGAACCAGACTGTTAAGCAGCGAGGATTTTCCGACATTCGGACGCCCGATAATGACAGTGGACAGTCCTTCTCTCAGTATTTTTCCCTGACTTGAAGTCTGGAGGAGCTTCTCTATTTCAGTCTTGACATAAGTTGCTTTTTCTACAAGCATCTGATGCGTCATTTCTTCCACATCATCATACTCAGGATAATCAATATTCACTTCCACATGGGCCAGTGTTTCAAGGATTTCCTGGCGAAGCTTTCTGACAAGCTTTGAAAGACGGCCATCCATTTGTCCAAGTGCTACGTTCATGGCTTTATCCGTTTTGGCCCGGATCAGATCCATGACCGCTTCTGCCTGTGAAAGGTCAATCCGTCCATTCATAAACGCCCGTTTTGTAAATTCTCCGGGCTCTGCCATTCGGGCTCCGCTATTCAGCACAAGCTGAAGAACCCGATTTACCGAAACGAGTCCTCCATGGCAGTTAATTTCGATTACGTCCTCACGGGTAAAGGTTTTCGGGCCTCTCATAACGGAAACCATTACTTCTTCTGCAACCTCATTTGTTTCAGGATCGATGATATGCCCGTAATGAATGGTGTGGGATGCTGCGTCCTTAAGCTTTTTTCCTGCAGGCGCTGCAAAAACACGGTCCGCTATCGCTACCGCTTCATCACCGCTCAATCTGACAATGGCGATTGCTCCTTCACCCATAGGTGTGGATATGGCTGTAATTGTGTCGAATTCCAAGTCGTTCACCTCACTCTAATGCAATCTATCTATATGGGAAAGTGATTAAATAAAAAAGAAGGTCATCAAAACTTTAAGATACCATATTCGGCAGGTAAAAGGAAGTTTGGAGGTAGAAGGAGTTATTCACAGAGAATCTATCGTTCGCCCTATATTTTAACTTATCCACATGTGAATAACAATATTTGCAGCAGGAATTAACGTGTGTTTTTTGTCAGCTGTTCATAAAATTACTTGGGCGAATGTGAATGCAATCTGATTTTTTCCCAAACGCTTTTCCCGCAAACTTTTTTTGTTTAGCGGGCGGGGGATTGATTGCTTCCACGGAACACTGAGTCTATTCAGAAAAAAAGCCCATAAAAAACCAGCCGCTGAGGGCTGGTTATCGTTTTGGAGCAATGACTATATGACGCCTCGGTTCTTCTCCTGCGGAAAAGGTGACGACTTTTTTGTTGCGTGCAAGCGCAGCGTGTATGATTTTTCTTTCATAGGAAGGCATTGGCTCAAGGGCCACTTCCTTTGATGACGCCAGCGCCTGATTGGCAAGCTTGTTCGCAAGCTGGACAAGTATGTCTTCACGGCGTTCCCGATAGGACTCGGCATCCACCGTTACATGAAAATACTGATCCGAATGACGGTTGGCGACAAGCTGAGTTAAATACTGAAGGGAATTCAGTGTTTGGCCTCTCTTGCCAATCAGAAGAGCGATGTCTTCACCCTCAATCAGGAAGGTGAGATTTCGCCCCTTTTGAATCTTCTCTACAGTGGCTTTTACACCCATCTGTTCGATCACCTGCAGCAAGTAGGCATGAGCTTCCTCACCAGGTTTTTCATTGATTGCCTTTTTAACCGCGGGCTTCGGCTCTTCCTGAAGAGGTTCCGCTTCAGCGAAAACTTCTTCAGGCTGCACCATTTCTTCCTCTGGAGAAGGATCCAATGGTTTCAAGACAGCTTTTACAACGGCCTCTCTTTTGCCGAAGCCAAGGAACCCTTTTCTTCCTTCAATCACGATTTCAATTTCGGCGTCTTCTCTTTTCGCATTAAGCTTTTTCAGCGCGGCTTGAGTTGCTTCTTCAACGGTTGAACCGGCAGCTGTTGCCTCAATCACTTTTTAGCTCCTGCTTTTTGAGGAGTTTTTTGAGCATTTGCTTTTAAATCAGGACCTTTAATCAGCAATGATTGGCAAATCATAAAGATATTTCCGACTACCCAGTACAAGGACAGGGCGGCAGGGAATGAAATAGCGAAAATAACGATCATAATCGGCATCAGCCATACCATCATAGCCATCTGCGGATTTTGATTTTCTGTACCGGCCATCATAATTTTCTGCTGAATAAACGTCGTGATCCCGGCGACAACCGGCAAAATATAGAATGGATCTTTATCACCAAGATCGAACCATAGGAATGCGTGCTCCTTAATGGCTTCCGTTCTCATAATCGCATGATAGAACCCGATCAATATCGGCATTTGGACAAGCAGCGGGAAGCATCCTGCCAGAGGATT
The Metabacillus sp. FJAT-52054 genome window above contains:
- the mnmE gene encoding tRNA uridine-5-carboxymethylaminomethyl(34) synthesis GTPase MnmE, with the protein product MEFDTITAISTPMGEGAIAIVRLSGDEAVAIADRVFAAPAGKKLKDAASHTIHYGHIIDPETNEVAEEVMVSVMRGPKTFTREDVIEINCHGGLVSVNRVLQLVLNSGARMAEPGEFTKRAFMNGRIDLSQAEAVMDLIRAKTDKAMNVALGQMDGRLSKLVRKLRQEILETLAHVEVNIDYPEYDDVEEMTHQMLVEKATYVKTEIEKLLQTSSQGKILREGLSTVIIGRPNVGKSSLLNSLVHENKAIVTDIPGTTRDVIEEYVNVRGVPLKLVDTAGIRETEDIVERIGVERSRQVLKEADLILLVLNYSDELTFEDEQLFEAVKGMDVIIIINKTDLPQAIDMDKVSLLANGRPVVATSLKEEEGIDKLEESIQSLFFKGDIQSGDMTYLSNTRHIALMTQAKRSIEEALNGIDAGMPVDMVQIDLTRAWEQLGEIIGDSVHESLIDQLFSQFCLGK
- the jag gene encoding RNA-binding cell elongation regulator Jag/EloR, translated to MIEATAAGSTVEEATQAALKKLNAKREDAEIEIVIEGRKGFLGFGKREAVVKAVLKPLDPSPEEEMVQPEEVFAEAEPLQEEPKPAVKKAINEKPGEEAHAYLLQVIEQMGVKATVEKIQKGRNLTFLIEGEDIALLIGKRGQTLNSLQYLTQLVANRHSDQYFHVTVDAESYRERREDILVQLANKLANQALASSKEVALEPMPSYERKIIHAALARNKKVVTFSAGEEPRRHIVIAPKR